One Rouxiella sp. S1S-2 genomic window, CCGGTGGCAATAAACACACCGCGCCCGATACCGTTAAAATTATGGCGCAGCAACCAGCAGGCGATGAAAAACAGTACACCCTCAATCGCAAATCCGCCGTTCATCAGGTCATGCAGTGGGGAACGAAGCGGGATCCCGAGGTCGCTGATGTAGTTTTGACTGTATGAATAGTGTGGATTGGCCCAGCTCAGAGCGCTGAGTTTTTCTGCCAGCAAATATTGTAATCCGCCAAGGCTGAAGCACAGTGCACCCCATTTTTGCCAACCCGTATCACTTCGCATACATTCTCCTATCAGGCTACGCTTTCAACCCGCGGCGGGTCATTTTGCAACTGCTGACGACGGCGCAGGCCTGGGAACCACTTCATCCACAGCGCCACCACAACCAGAGTGCCTATCCCCCCCACCGCCGCGGCGGGAACGGCACCCAGCCAGGCAGCCAGCATGCCGGACTCGAATTCGCCAAGCTGGTTGGAAGTATTAATAAAGATTGAGTTTACCGCGCTAACGCGGCCGCGCATATCGTCCGGGGTATCAAGCTGCACCAGCGCACCGCGAATTACCATACTTATCATGTCAAATCCGCCGAGAGCAAACAGCGCCAGCATTGATAACCACAGGGTACTCGACAGCGCAAACACCAGCGTAGCGACGCCAAAGCCGGCCACGGCGGCAAACATAATCATACCGACATTGCGAGTCAGCGCATGACGGCTGAGCCAGAATCCCACTAGCAGAGCACCTACCGCAGGCGCACCGCGCAGCAGGCCGAGGCCCCACGCACCGGTGTGCAAAATATCGTGAGCAAAAATCGGCAATAGCGCGGTGGCACCGCCGAGCAATACGGCAAACAGGTCGAGTGAGATAACCCCCAGCACGTCAGGGCGGTTGCGGATAAAGTGAATGCCGGCAAACAGCGTTTTGAAGGTAGCCGGCACGCGGCGAGGCAGCGCTTGTTCATATCGCAGGCGACTGACCATAAACACCGAGGTGAAATAAAGCACGGCGCAGACGCCATACACCACCTCAGCTCCGGCGATATACAGCACGCCGCCCAAGGCGGGACCCACCATACCTGCCGCCTGACCGGCAATGCTGTTGGCCGCCATCGCGCGCGGTAATATTGCCGGTGGCACCAGCGCCGGAAGCATCGACAGTAAAGACGGCCCCTCCATGGCTTTAGCCGTTGAGTTGATAAACACCAACCCCAGCACGACCCATTCATCAACGTGATGAGTGAAGGTCAGTACGGCCAGGCCAATAATGGCCAAGCCCTGCACACACTGCGCCAATACTACCACTCGTCGCCTGTCGAACTGATCGGCAATATGTCCGGCAACCAGCGCCAAAGATACTGAGGGCAAAAACTGCACCAGACCAATCAGGCCCAAGTCCAGAGCGCGGCCAGTCAAAGAGTAAATCTGCCAACTCACCACGATGGTCAGCATCTGAAAACCAAAGCTTGAAGAGGCGCGTGCTATCCAAAAGGCGACAAAGGAGCGGTGCTGCAGTAGCGAATCCGGGTTAGCGGAAGGAGGAGGCATGATGGATCCCTGAAAGAAAATAGTTCTATTGTTAATAGTTATTAGACGATGCAATAAATCATTTTTACCATAAAAAATTAACAAAACTAAAAAATATCAATTCTGATGGATAAAAAAACCGCCGAGGCTAAAATTCGGCGGTTATCTTGACTTGGTGCGTGCTGATGAAGGATCTTAGCTAACGGCGCTGAGTGCGTCTGCTGCCCTGCCCCGGCCCGGAATATGGCTCAGCAATTGGCGCGTGTAGTCCGTCTGCGGACTATCAAAAATTTGTGCCACGGCGGCCTGCTCGACCACCTTGCCGTGCTGCATGACCACCACATAATCAGAAATTTGCTTCACCACCGCCAAATCATGAGAAATAAACAGGTAGCTAAGCCCAAGCTCGCGCTGCAAACGGTCAAGCAGCGTTAGAATCTGTGACTGCACGGCAGCGTCCAGCGCCGATACCGGTTCATCTAGCACCACCAGCTCCGGTGAAATCGCCAGTGCGCGGGCGATAGCCACTCGCTGACGCTGCCCACCTGAGAGCGCAGTCGGGCGCACGTCCAGCAAACGCTGCGGCAGTTCTACGCTGTCCATCAGCCACTCGGCGCGCGCTCTCCTGCTCTGTCTATCGCCGATGCGAAAAGCACTCAGCGGCTCGGTAATAATCTCCTCCAGCGTCAGTTTGGGATTCAGCGAAGCATAGGGATTTTGATACACCACCTGCACACGACGGCGAAACGCCTGCCATTCGGCCCGACTCGGTGCGCTAAAATCACGCCCGTCAAACTCAATCTGACCGCTGTCTGGGATTTCAAGGCCCAAAAGCATGCGCACCGTGGTCGATTTCCCCGAGCCTGACTCGCCGACAAGGCTGGTTGTTCCGCCACGCACTACCGGAAATGAAACACCATCGACCGCGGTAAAGCTGCCCTGTCCGCGGCTTGAAGCGAAGCGTTTAACTAATTGGCCGGCACGCAGCAGCACCTCGGTAGGGTGTAAAACTGGCCGACGCGGCACCTCAAAAAAGGCCGGTGAAGCCTGCAGCAACTGCCGCGTATAGGCATGACGCGGCTGATTAAACAGCGCGGAGGCCGGACCGGTTTCAACCACCTTACCGTGCTGCATCACCAGCACGCGGTCTGCCCGTTCAAGCGCCACCTGCAGGTCGTGTGTTATCAACAACAGTGCAATCCCTTTGCTGCGCACAATACCTTCAAGGGCATCCAGCACCTGTTTTTGCACGCTAACGTCCAGCGCGCTGGTCGGTTCATCGGCAATAATCAGTTTCGGATGATGACTCATCGCCATCGCCAACAGTACGCGCTGTCGCATACCGCCGGAAAGCTGATGCGGATAGCTGTGCAATATTCGCTGCGCGTCGTGCAACTCCACTTCGGCCAGCAGGCTTTCAACCCGCAGCGCCGCCTGTTTTTTACCGACGCCGTGCAGCGTCAGCGCCTCAAGCATCTGTTTGCCAATCGTTTGTATTGGGTTGAGCGACTGTGCGGGGTCCTGCGGAACAAAACCGATATCCAGTCCACGCAGCCTTTGCCACTGACGCTGACTGGCATTTTCCAGCCGCTGTCCGGCAAGCTCAATCGAGCCTGAAATGCGGCGTGCCTGCTTGCCCAACAGACCGACCAGCGCTGAAGCGGTGGTCGATTTTCCTGAACCTGAGCCTCCCACAATAGCTAACACTTCACCCGGCGCGAGATGTAAGTCGAGACTGTCGACCGCGCGCAGCGTTTGCCCGTCTTTCAAGACATAGTCAATGATGAGCTGCTCTACCGACAGCAGCACGGGCCGAGCTCCCTGCTGAGCATCCGGTTGAATGTCCTGTTCAATAGTGTGGCTCATTGTTCCTCCGCTCTGTCTTGTATGAACCCGGCTACCCGATTCGTTGCCAACACGGCGAGCACAATCATCAGTCCCGGCAGCGTGGTGTACCACCAGGCGGCGGCAATGTAATTACGGCCTTCGGAGACCAGAAGCCCCCACTCAGGCTGCGGCGGTGGTGCGCCAAACCCCAAAAAACTCAGTGCCGAAACGGAAAGCAGTGCAAACCCCAGCTCAAGCGCCGCCAGCGAAAGCACCGGTGCCAGCGCGTGAGGAATAATATGACGACGGATAATCGTCAGATGGCTGACGCCCCCAGCACGAGCGGCTTCAACAAAGAGATTGACTTTGCTGCGCAACACTTCACCGCGTGACAAACGGGCAAAGGTGGCAATCGATGACAGGCCGACGGCGATAGCAATATGCAGCGTCCCGAAACCCAATACGGTGACAATGGCCATTGCCAGCAGCAGGTTGGGAATGGCCATTAGCACGTCGATAACGCGCATAAACAGCTGATCGGTACGTCCGCCGACATAGCCAGAAACCACCCCAATCGTAGCCCCGACCACCAGCGCAATCGCCACCGAAAACAGCGTTGCCTTAAGTGTCAGCGCGGTACCGAACACGGTGCGACTGTAAATGTCTCGCCCCAAGTGATCAGTGCCAAACCAGTGCAGGCCCGAGGGTGGCTGCAGCGCTACCAGCGGATTGCCAACCAGCGGATCCTGATGGGCAAAAATACCCGGCGCAATGCCCCACAGCGCAACCAGCAGCAAAATCGCCAGGCTAAGCCATAGCGTAAAGGCAAAACGCGCTGTCAAAGCAAGCCGCTGTTCGGCGGGAAGAATGAGGCTCATTTTCCACCTCCTGAAGAAACGCTGCCCAAACGCGGGTCAAGCAGCGGGTAAAGCAAGTCGACCACGAAGTTAACCAGTACAAACACCACCGCTGCTGTCAGCACCACACCCTGCACCACCGGAATATCCTGCGTTGCGACAGCGCCCTGTGCCAGTCGCCCCAGCCCTTCGCGCGAGAAGATAGTTTCGGTGACCACAGCACCGGCCAAAAGATGGCCAAAAATCATGCCAGCCAGCGTCAGCAGAGGTATCGCCGCGTTTGGCAACACGTGCCGCCACAGCAAATGCGCCGTACTCGCGCCTTTAAGCCGCAGTGCGTCGATAAACGGCCTGCGCCACACTTCGGCCAGAGAACGACTCATCACCTGAGCCAGCGTTGCCGCCGTGGGCACCGCTAGCGTTAAGGTCGGCAGCACCAGCGATTGCCATCCCTGATTACCCATTGCCGGAAACCAGGCGTGGCTGAACGAAAAAGCCTGCAACAGCAGCAACCCAAGCCAGAAGGTCGGCAACGCCGCCCCCAGTGAAGGCAATGCCAACAGTGCCGATTTTACTCTTCCCGCGGGCAGTACGCTGACGCCCGCCGCCAGCCCTCCGCCAATCAACACCGCCACCACTAGCGCACAAAGCGCCAGCAGCAACGTCGGTGGCAGCGCCTGCAACACGAGACGCGTTACTGGGTCACCACTCACGATTGAACGCCCCAAATTAAGATGCAACAGGTCCCACAGTGCCCAGGCGTACTGAATATAAAACGGCCTGTCGAGGTGGTACAGCGCCTTAAGCGCATTAACCTGCGCGATGTCCACCGTGCTCTGCTCACCCTGATTGAGCATGATGGTCACCGGGTCAGACGGTAAAATGTAGAGGATCAGAAACGTCAGCGAATACGCCGCCCATAGCACCGCTAAACTCATCAACACCCTCTTCAGCAGCCAATGCAGGCGCAGTCCGGGGACATTGATCTTGTCGATCGGGTTATCCGAGATCCAGGCTTTGTCAGTCATAGCGTTTCCTCTCTCAATCAAGACTTCGGCGCGAGCCAGGTGTCATAAAGCTGGAACCGTGACGATGCATCATAGCGGAAACCGTGCACGTTGCTGCCAGTCGCAATAACGGTCGCCAATTCCACCAGTGGAATAGCGTCGCCATCTGCAATCAGACCCTTAGCGGCGTCAGTCACCAGTTGCTGGCGTTTCACTGTGTCTAACGTCTGGCTTGATTGCTGCAGCGAGGTGTCAATCTCATTGGCTGTGCGCTTGTTGACATTTCGCCCGCCCGGACCGGCGTCAAACACCGTACGTAAAACGTCGGGATCGGAACGCGTCAGGTTATAGAACTCAGTTTCCTGCGTGCCACTCGACTGACGGGCAATCACCTGCCCTATTGGCGCTTTTTCAAGCTGCATATCGATGCCCACTTTTTTAAACTGCTGCTGTACCAGTTCTATAAACGGTGCTGACTGCCAGAAGGTCAGCGTGAAGCTCAACCGCTTGCCGTCTTTCACCCTAATTCCATCCGCACCCAGCACCCACCCGTCTTTTTGCAGCACGTCGGCTGCCGCCTGCGGGTCGTGTTTAAGCTCGCTGCTCAAGTCCTGATACAGTGGCGTAGTCTTCGCTAATACCGAGCTGGCAGGTGCCTGATAACGCGACAAAATAGGCTGTAGCGCAGCTCTGTCGACGGCGAGATTCAGTGCCTGTCGGACGTTTTTATCCGCCATCAGTGCCATCGACTGATTAGGGTAAAGGCTGTAAACCAGCCCTGGATTCGTGCGGGCAATAATCGGTAACTTTTTAGCCAGTATCAGCGGTTCATCCTGCGGCGTAACGCCTGCATTGAGGTCGAGTTGGCCCGACACCAAGCTGCCGAAGCGCACGCCCGATTCGGGAATAACGCGGTACTCAATGCCGTCGAGATAGCTGTCGCCCTGATGTTGCGCCAGGGAAGACGGCCATTTGTAACCGTTGCGGCGGCTGATATCGACCTTCTGGTTGTGAATAAATGTCGAGAGCACAAACGGTCCGGTGCCGACCAACTCGCCCTGACAGCGCGCATCAACCGTGGCCTGCACCGTTTTGCTGGCAAAGAATCCTAAACTCATGGTCGACGTTGCCTGCAGGAACTGCGCATTCGGCTGAGCGAAAACGATGGTGACGTGCTGCGCATCAGGCGTGTCCACTTCTGTGAGGCCCTTCAGGTAGGTTGAAGCCAGCGAGGCGCGCGCCCCCATGGCAACAATCGCCTGCAGATTCTCCTTCACCGATTGGGACGTAAACGCCGTGCCGTCGCTGAAGGTTACGCCGTCGCGCAGAGTAAAGGTAAAGCGGCGGTTGTCGTCACTGACCTGCCAATCGGTGGCCAGCCATGGCACAATTTTACCGGTCGCCGGATCCTGATCTGTTAATGAGTCAGTTAACTGGCGGCCAATATTAAGCGAATTGTTATTCCCTACCTGCTGCGGGTCGAGGCAATTGGGATCGGTATCAATCCCTATTACCAGTTTTCCACCGACGTGCGGCGCTTCGGGTGCCGCTTTATTATCTGCGCTGGAGGAGGCGGCGGGTTTGTCACAGGCGGAGAGCGCCGTGGCCATCATCAGAGGTAAAACAAACCGGCGCAGTCGCGCGCCGGTTATCAAAGAAGTGGTAAAAGGTCCCTGTTGCACGTGCCTATCCTTTTATTTATTTGGCCGCGACGCTGGCGTTAGATTCACGCACTTTGTTCTTATTGGCGTAACGGTTGGTTTTAAACGGAATATCTAAACGCTGGCGCAGTGTTTGCACTTCACTCGTCGGATGCCAGTAGCCACGCTCGGCGAGAATAGGCAGAACCAGACGCGTCACGTCGTCCAGCGCTTCGGTCAATATCGGGCCGCTGATGATAAACCCACTGGCACCGCCGGCTTCAACCCAGCGAATAAAGGTGTCGGCAACCTGCTCAGGCGTGCCAAAGAACTCGCCTTTAGGCAGCGTGGTCTGGAAAGCAATATCGCGCAGCGACAGATTTTCTTCTTTTGCACGACGTTTAATTTGGTCAGTGGTGGAACGGAAGGTGTTTTGTCCCAAATCGCCGACGTCAGGGAACGGTCCGTCGAGTGGATACTGCGAGAAGTCGTGATGGTCAAAGAAGCGACCCAGATAGGCCAGCGCGTCCTCCACCGACAGCAGCGAAAGCAAGTGCTGATATTTGGCTTCGGCCTCTTCTTCGGTTCGGCCAACGATGGGGCTTATCCCTGGGAAAATGCCCACCGGATGACGGTTGTTTTTCGCCACTTCTTTCTGCAGCTTGGCGGCGTATGCCTGCGCCTCTTCCAGCGTGCGCGCATTGGTAAATACCGCGTCGGCCGACTTGCCTGCCAAACCAATACCGGTATCAGACGCGCCCGCCTGGAAGATAACCGGTTGTCCCTGTGGAGAACGTTGAATATTCAACGGGCCTTCAACTGAGAAAAAACGTCCTTCATGATTAAGCTTGTGCAGTTTTGACGCATCAAAAAATACGCCGCTTTCACGGTCACGCGTAAAGGCATCGTCTTCCCACGAGTCCCAAAGCCCCTGCACGACGTTGATATACTCCTCAGCAATCTGATAACGCAGCGAATGCTCTGGATGGTCCTTGCCAAAGTTTTTGGCCGATCCTGCCAGAGGAGAGGTCACCACGTTCCAGCCCGCTCGGCCCTGACTGATGTTATCAACCGACGCCAACTGGCGCGCAACGGTGAACGGATCGCTATAAGAGGTAGAAATTGTGCCCGCCAGGCCAATGCGCTGAGTCGCCGAGGCCAGCGCGGAAAGCAGCGCGATCGGCTCAAAGCGATTCAGGAAGTGCGGCAGGGATTTTTCATTAATGTGCAGACCGTCAGCGACGAACAGGAAGTCGAAGTTTGCCGCTTCGGCGCGCAGGGCCAAATCGCGGAAATAGGGGAAATTAACACTGGCATCAGCCGGGGCTTTTTCATGACGCCAGGAGTTCATATGTCCGCCAGCACCGTGCAGCATCAGGCCTAATTTAATACTTTTCTTGGAATGACTCATTGTAAGCATCCTTATTACAGATAGGTTTTATTTGATATTTCCATAAAACCCACAGCACACTAAATACAAAAACCTTCCATCCTATGCCGGTAATTAGATAACCCCCCACTCAGGGCCATAGAACAGTTTTAACCCATTTTCAATTAATCAATTTGGATAGATAATTTTGTTGTTTTACTTCGACTCGGTGCTCGGGAATAGTGAATTCAACAGCCCAACGAATTAAAATTACAGGATAAATAATAACAATGATGCATAGCGCAAAATTAACTGCCGTCGCCGCGTTACTGGGTATTTCATCGCTGGCAAACGCCGCGAGTTCCGGTATCGATTTAGTGGCAAATGAAACCCCAATCAACACCCCTGCAAGTCCAGAAGCGGTGGCCAAAATACCGACAAATTTCAAATTCGTTAATCCTGGTTATTTAACCGTCGCCGTAGCGGTATTGGGCAGCGCGCCGCCGTTTGGCCTGTTTGCCCGCGACAACAAAACCGTCATCGGCAGTGAGTCTGATATTGCCCGCCTGGTGGCCGATGGTCTCGGTTTGAAACTTAAACTGGTTCCGGCCTCGTGGGAAGACTGGCCGCTGGGTGTGACCTCTGGCAAATACGACGCCGCGACCTACAACATTACAGTGACCAAGGATCGTAAAACCAAATTCGACTTCGCCACCTATCGCCAGGACACGCTGGGCTTCTATGTGAAATCCACCAGCAGCATTACCTCCATAAAATCGGCACCCGATATTGCCGGTAAACGCATCATCGTAGGCTCCGGCACCAATCAGGAGTCCGTACTGTTAGCCTGGGACAAAGAGAATCAGGCCAAAGGTCTGAAAGCCTTTACGCCAATTTATGTGACTGACGACGCGGCTTCAACGCTGGCATTGCAGTCAGGACGCGCTGACGCCACCTTCGGACCTAACGTCTCGGCGGCCTATAAAGCCAAATTGACCGGCACCACCAAATTGGTCGGTATCGTTCCTGGCGGCTGGCCAAAAACCGCCAACATCGCCGTGACATTGAAAAAAGGCAATGGACTGGTCGATGCGGTTCAGGCTTCACTTAACAGCGCAATCGCCAACGGCAGCTATCTGAAAGTGTTAGACCGCTGGGGCGAGAGCGTCGAGAAGATTGACCATTCAGAGATTAACCCGCCGGGCCTCGGCGACTGATTGCAGGAAAGAACCTATGAGCCAGGATAAATTCATACACACGCAGCCTGAGGATCCGCTTATCGTGCCGGTCATCGAAGGTCTGTTTGGTGAATACCGCGCCCGCTACGGCAACATTTTTGGTAATCGCAAAGAGGCGGATGCGATAGGTGCCTACGGTCCACCGGACGGCGTGTTTATTGTCCTGCTTCGCGAGGGGCGCCCAATTGCCATGGGCGCTTATAAACGCTACGACGACAGCACCGCCGAGTTCAAACGCATCTGGACCGACTCTGCGCTACGTCGTCAGGGATTGGCGCAAAAAGTGGTGCTGGAACTTGAGCGATTGGCACAGGCGCAGGGCTATACTCGGGTGTTTCTGACCACCGGATTCCGTCAACCGGAGGCGGTTAATCTTTATCTGTCGCTGGGGTATGAACCGCAGTTTGATACCACCGTCGACAGAGAAACCCTGCTCCAACCTCCTTACAACGGCAGTTTGCCGTTTATTAAACCTTTGATCCCGGCGGTTGCCGCCGTTGTTGCAAACGTCAGCAGTGAAAATCTGACGGAGAAAGCCTATGACTGACCTAAGTCGTCGACCGACCCCTTCTGCCCCTTTGAAGGTCGTACCCGCCCGTTATCCACTGCGCCTGCTGGGCGCAGTTTTCGCCATTTTTATCCTGTTGGGACTGGTGGAATCCATCGCCACTAACCCGCGTTGGGACTGGGGCGTATTTCGCCAATACTTCTTTGAACCGGTGATCCTTTCTGGATTAGCCAGAACCTTGCTGCTTACCCTGTTGGGGACCGTATTTGGTATTATTTTCGGCACCTTGTTGGCGCTGGCCCGTTTATCAAAATCCTATTTATTAAACTCACTGGCGTGGGGCTACATCTGGCTATTCCGCTCGCTTCCTCTGCTGCTGGTGCTGATCGTTCTTTATAACTTCTCTTACCTCTATGACAACCTGTCAATTGGCATTCCATTTACTCATATCGAGTTCTTCAAACACCCGACAGTTGACCTTCTCGACCAGTTTACCGTCGCCGTGCTGGGCCTTTCACTGGTGCAGTCAGCCTACACCGCCGAAATTATTCGCGGTGGCATCGTCGGCGTAGAACAGGGGCAACATGAAGCGGCAGCCGCGCTGGGATTACCCTCTTATCGCCGCACCTTCCGCATTATTTTGCCGCAGGCACTGCGGGCGATTATTCCCACCGGATTTAATGAGGTGATCGGTCTCGCCAAAGGGACAGCGATTGTTTACGTCATCTCGATGCCAGAACTGTTTTATACCGTGCAGATCCTCTACAACCGCACTCAACAGGTGATTCCACTGCTGATGGTGGCCACCGTTTGGTATCTGGTTATCACCACCGTACTCTCCGTTTTTCAATATTACGTTGAACGTTATTTCGCTCGCGGTACTACACGTCAGGTTGCCCTGACTCCCCTGCAACGCCTGCTGCAATGGCGCGCATCACGACCTTAAACAGGAGCAAGAATTATGTCAGAAGCCTTTGATCTCTTTGTTAATCGTCCGGCGCCCATCGCGCCGCAACCTATTAATCCTCTCGGCCGCCGGGCGCAAAATGCCGGACGCATTGAAATCAGCAATCTCAGTAAATCTTACGGCATCTTCAAGGCGCTAAATGATGTCAGCCTGACCATCGAACCCGGCACCGTGACGGTAATTTTAGGGCCGTCAGGATCCGGTAAATCCACCCTTTTACGCACCATCAATCATCTTGAACGGGTTGACGAAGGCTTTATTCAAATCGACGGCGAATACGTAGGCTATCGTCGCAAGGGCCATAAACTTTACGAACTTAAAGAAAAGGCCATTCTGAAACAGCGTATTAACTGCGGCTATGTTTTCCAAAACTTTAACCTGTTTCCACACATGACCGTGCTGGACAACATTATTGAGGCACCTATCGTTCACGGTTTGCTTAATCGCAAACAGGCCATTGAACGTGCCTATGAGCTCCTCGATACCGTGGGTCTGCGCGAGAAGGCCAATGCCTGGCCGCGCCACCTTTCAGGCGGACAGCAGCAGCGCATTGCCATCGCCCGCGCACTGGCGCTTAATCCAAAAGTGATGCTATTTGACGAACCGACCTCCGCACTCGACCCCGAACTGGTGGGTGAAGTGTTGGACGTGATTAAAAAGCTGGCAGAATCCGGCGTCACACTGGTGGTAGTCACCCATGAAATTGGTTTTGCGCGACAGGTTGCCGACCGTGTGGTGTTTATGGTTGACGGTGCTATCGTTGAAACCGGCAGCGCGGCTCAGGTGCTTGATAATCCTCGCCACCACCGCACACGTCGCTTTTTGGAAAAAGTGTTATAGCCCCAAAAACAGGGTTAATACCGCTGCATAAATACAGTCCAGACGCTCTATTTCTCGGCTTGAAAGGCCCGTCGGTCTTTCAAGCCGAGAATTTCAAAAAACGCTGACATCAAATCAACGTCCTGAATAAAGTCCTCGAGCTAAACGGCCTTCCTGGCGCAGACAACGGTATACTGTTTGTCTGCAGGGATAAAAACAGACGGCTGGAGAAAGGCTCTTAACTCATGACAATGGCAGCAAAGGGCGTTTTCCGCTCTCTTCGACTTTTCAACTATCGCGTTTGGGCAGCAGGCTCGCTGGTGTCTAATATTGGAACCTGGATGCAGCGCACCGCGCAGGACTGGCTGGTGCTCACTCAGCTCACCCATCATAATGCCTCCGCGGTGGGGATAGTGATGGCACTGCAGTTTGGCCCGCAGTTGCTGCTCCTGCCTTGGACCGGGTTCGCCGCTGACCACTTTAATCAGCGCAAACTGTTAATGGCAACCCAGGCGACCATGGGAACGCTGGCCATTTTGTTAGGGATATTAACCGTCACCAGTGTCGTTCAACTGTGGCACGTCTATATATTTGCCTTCCTGTTTGGCTGTGTGTCGGCTTTCGATGCGCCCGTGCGGCAGACCTTTGTGGCTGAACTGGTGGGCGATGCAGACCTCTCCAATGCCGTCGCGCTTAACTCCACCTCATTTAATGCCGCCAGAATGGTTGGACCCGCGATTGCCGGACTGACCATTGCCTCGATAGGCACCGGCTGGGCGTTTATGGTGAACGGCGTCAGTTTTATTGCCGTATTGATTTCGCTCTCGCTGTTTCGTACTCATGAGCTGCACCCCAATGCCCGCGCTCACCGCAAACGCGGAAGTTTTACCGAAGGGTTTCGCTATGTCTGGAACAGGCCCGATTTAAAAGCCTCGATGATCATGCTGTTTTTAATTGGCACCTTTGGGCTGAATTACCCGATCTTTCTTTCAACCATGGCGGTTGGAGTCTTTCATACCGATGCGCGCGGTTACGGCATGCTTTCCACCTTTATGGCGATGGGCACCATTTCAGGCGCGCTGATGGCAGCCGGACGAGAACGCCCAAGGTTTAATCTCATGATCGTCGGCTCCGCCGTTTTTGGCATCGGCGGCGTCCTGGCGGCCCTTGCGCCCAACTATTGGCTGTTTGCCGCCTCGCTGATCATTATTGGCGTCGCTGCGCTGACGTTTATGAATACCAGCAGCAGCCTGATGCAGCTTTCAACCGAACCGGCGATGCGCGGACGCGTGATGGCGCTGCGAGTCGGCGTGGCATTGGGTGGAACCCCCATTGGTGCGCCGATTGTGGGATGGATTGCCGACAACTTTGGCCCTCGCTGGTCGATGGGCGTGGGTGCTGCCTCAGGGTTTCTGGCGGCGATAGTAGGCATTTATGCACTGATGCAGCAGAAAAAAAATCCACGGCAGATTATCTAAACAGCCTATTCGGGAAACACACCCTTGAAGCTGGTTTTTTTCCTCGGCTCGGTCAT contains:
- a CDS encoding MFS transporter encodes the protein MPPPSANPDSLLQHRSFVAFWIARASSSFGFQMLTIVVSWQIYSLTGRALDLGLIGLVQFLPSVSLALVAGHIADQFDRRRVVVLAQCVQGLAIIGLAVLTFTHHVDEWVVLGLVFINSTAKAMEGPSLLSMLPALVPPAILPRAMAANSIAGQAAGMVGPALGGVLYIAGAEVVYGVCAVLYFTSVFMVSRLRYEQALPRRVPATFKTLFAGIHFIRNRPDVLGVISLDLFAVLLGGATALLPIFAHDILHTGAWGLGLLRGAPAVGALLVGFWLSRHALTRNVGMIMFAAVAGFGVATLVFALSSTLWLSMLALFALGGFDMISMVIRGALVQLDTPDDMRGRVSAVNSIFINTSNQLGEFESGMLAAWLGAVPAAAVGGIGTLVVVALWMKWFPGLRRRQQLQNDPPRVESVA
- a CDS encoding ABC transporter ATP-binding protein, producing MSHTIEQDIQPDAQQGARPVLLSVEQLIIDYVLKDGQTLRAVDSLDLHLAPGEVLAIVGGSGSGKSTTASALVGLLGKQARRISGSIELAGQRLENASQRQWQRLRGLDIGFVPQDPAQSLNPIQTIGKQMLEALTLHGVGKKQAALRVESLLAEVELHDAQRILHSYPHQLSGGMRQRVLLAMAMSHHPKLIIADEPTSALDVSVQKQVLDALEGIVRSKGIALLLITHDLQVALERADRVLVMQHGKVVETGPASALFNQPRHAYTRQLLQASPAFFEVPRRPVLHPTEVLLRAGQLVKRFASSRGQGSFTAVDGVSFPVVRGGTTSLVGESGSGKSTTVRMLLGLEIPDSGQIEFDGRDFSAPSRAEWQAFRRRVQVVYQNPYASLNPKLTLEEIITEPLSAFRIGDRQSRRARAEWLMDSVELPQRLLDVRPTALSGGQRQRVAIARALAISPELVVLDEPVSALDAAVQSQILTLLDRLQRELGLSYLFISHDLAVVKQISDYVVVMQHGKVVEQAAVAQIFDSPQTDYTRQLLSHIPGRGRAADALSAVS
- a CDS encoding ABC transporter permease translates to MSLILPAEQRLALTARFAFTLWLSLAILLLVALWGIAPGIFAHQDPLVGNPLVALQPPSGLHWFGTDHLGRDIYSRTVFGTALTLKATLFSVAIALVVGATIGVVSGYVGGRTDQLFMRVIDVLMAIPNLLLAMAIVTVLGFGTLHIAIAVGLSSIATFARLSRGEVLRSKVNLFVEAARAGGVSHLTIIRRHIIPHALAPVLSLAALELGFALLSVSALSFLGFGAPPPQPEWGLLVSEGRNYIAAAWWYTTLPGLMIVLAVLATNRVAGFIQDRAEEQ
- a CDS encoding ABC transporter permease; this encodes MTDKAWISDNPIDKINVPGLRLHWLLKRVLMSLAVLWAAYSLTFLILYILPSDPVTIMLNQGEQSTVDIAQVNALKALYHLDRPFYIQYAWALWDLLHLNLGRSIVSGDPVTRLVLQALPPTLLLALCALVVAVLIGGGLAAGVSVLPAGRVKSALLALPSLGAALPTFWLGLLLLQAFSFSHAWFPAMGNQGWQSLVLPTLTLAVPTAATLAQVMSRSLAEVWRRPFIDALRLKGASTAHLLWRHVLPNAAIPLLTLAGMIFGHLLAGAVVTETIFSREGLGRLAQGAVATQDIPVVQGVVLTAAVVFVLVNFVVDLLYPLLDPRLGSVSSGGGK
- a CDS encoding ABC transporter substrate-binding protein; the encoded protein is MQQGPFTTSLITGARLRRFVLPLMMATALSACDKPAASSSADNKAAPEAPHVGGKLVIGIDTDPNCLDPQQVGNNNSLNIGRQLTDSLTDQDPATGKIVPWLATDWQVSDDNRRFTFTLRDGVTFSDGTAFTSQSVKENLQAIVAMGARASLASTYLKGLTEVDTPDAQHVTIVFAQPNAQFLQATSTMSLGFFASKTVQATVDARCQGELVGTGPFVLSTFIHNQKVDISRRNGYKWPSSLAQHQGDSYLDGIEYRVIPESGVRFGSLVSGQLDLNAGVTPQDEPLILAKKLPIIARTNPGLVYSLYPNQSMALMADKNVRQALNLAVDRAALQPILSRYQAPASSVLAKTTPLYQDLSSELKHDPQAAADVLQKDGWVLGADGIRVKDGKRLSFTLTFWQSAPFIELVQQQFKKVGIDMQLEKAPIGQVIARQSSGTQETEFYNLTRSDPDVLRTVFDAGPGGRNVNKRTANEIDTSLQQSSQTLDTVKRQQLVTDAAKGLIADGDAIPLVELATVIATGSNVHGFRYDASSRFQLYDTWLAPKS